The Porites lutea chromosome 11, jaPorLute2.1, whole genome shotgun sequence genome includes a region encoding these proteins:
- the LOC140951407 gene encoding protein phosphatase EYA1-like isoform X3, translated as MFLCGSRFYPIMRHKVMATDPVQSESSSVLETVPAKRARQENSDDEKESSDDSSQSGSPTHHPVNGPQRESKPSSGMTSVITCHESEKNDSSWDGSESTIAVTSADLGVGGPNVVAPVSTVALSYPASDGSTTMTNLDGCGFGNQTIVTGVTDSSGQYQQLQGQYTANTAGYYGQRPYPHIVPAPQQGMQQYKTTGGVIQGTGIAQVAGYVYPQTGPQPGYPMAVQTVRYPAVNPAAAKTAADNRNVSQGESHVGNIPDISTLRQPANPAYGNPYGTVVTYPAIIQTGQAVYSNPYQAPYGTTYVVSTGTPTTSTTAYSVQQSDQQGSFQYGYRTNPQTYPYNYLNTPPPAYSPSQYITQINNTAPPNAVAGQTSTYQLTQLVSGQANQAVTTNGERNHSASTGNASIQYSPNLPSTPSPPHSPVTGTENSLTSVALVSANVGMPGQDGVGGVQTLVDSGTTSPGMLVQGGNRGRGRGGRGGRGRGGGRGRRSTSGPPPEIDHNIERIFIWDLDETIIIFHSLLTGTFASKFGKDAPNSVSLGLRMEEMIFNLADTHLFFNDLEDCDQVHIEDVAADDNGLDLSTYNFEGDGFHAAATSANLCLATGVRGGVDWMRKLAYRYRRIKEIYNSYRNNVGGLLGPAKRETWLQLRMELEAITDSWLTLALKALTLIHSRSNCLNIMVTTTQLVPALAKCLLYGLGGIFPLENIYSATKVGKETCFERISNRFGKKCTYVVVGDGRDEEMASKQMGFPFWRIGTHSDLINLHHALDLGHL; from the exons ATGTTTCTTTGTGGTTCTAGATTTTACCCCATCATGAGGCACAAg GTGATGGCAACAGATCCAGTGCAGTCAGAATCTAGCAGTGTCCTAGAAACAGTGCCA GCAAAAAGAGCCAGGCAAGAGAACAGTGATGATGAGAAGGAGAG CAGTGATGATTCAAGCCAAAGCGGATCTCCAACTCATCATCCAGTAAATGGCCCACAGAGGGAAAGCAAACCGTCTTCTGGGATGACGAGTGTCATTACATGCCATGAATCAGAGAAGAATGACTCCTCATGGGATGGAAGTGAATCTACCATTGCCGTGACCAGTGCTGATCTCGGAGTTGGAGGACCAAATGTTGTAGCACCAGTATCCACGGTAGCACTAAGCTATCCCGCATCAGACGGGTCAACCACCATGACAAACTTAGATGGGTGTGGCTTTGGAAATCAAACCATTGTGACTGGAGTAACGGACAGCTCTGGTCAGTACCAGCAGCTTCAAGGACAGTACACTGCCAATACTGCTGGCTACTATGGCCAGCGTCCTTATCCTCATATTGTTCCTGCCCCTCAGCAGGGGATGCAGCAGTATAAGACAACTGGCGGTGTTATTCAGGGCACTGGAATTGCCCAGGTTGCTGGGTATGTGTACCCGCAAACTGGACCCCAACCAGGATACCCCATGGCTGTACAGACTGTGCGATATCCAGCTGTGAATCCGGCTGCTGCAAAAACAGCAGCTGACAATAGGAATGTTTCCCAAGGGGAAAGCCATGTAGGCAACATTCCAGACATATCGACGCTTCGACAACCGGCAAATCCAGCTTATGGCAATCCTTATGGAACCGTTGTTACATACCCTGCTATTATCCAGACTGGACAAGCAGTATATAGTAATCCATATCAAGCACCTTACGGGACAACATACGTAGTATCCACAGGAACCCCAACTACTAGCACCACTGCATATTCTGTTCAACAGTCAGACCAGCAGGGTTCATTTCAGTATGGATACCGTACTAATCCACAAACTTATCCATACAACTATCTCAACACTCCACCACCAGCATATTCGCCATCCCAATATATCACACAGATAAACAATACAGCACCTCCCAATGCCGTGGCTGGTCAGACCAGTACCTACCAACTCACACAGCTTGTATCAGGACAGGCAAATCAAGCTGTAACCACTAATGGAGAAAGAAACCATTCTGCAAGCACAG GCAATGCCTCCATTCAGTATTCGCCCAACCTTCCATCGACCCCTAGCCCTCCTCACTCACCGGTGACAGGAACAGAGAACTCTCTCACCAGTGTGGCATTAGTGTCTGCAAATGTCGGAATGCCTGGACAAGATGGAGTAGGTGGGGTGCAAACCCTTGTTGATTCAGGGACAACCTCACCAGGGATGTTAGTTCAGGGAGGGAATAGAGGGCGTGGTCGTGGAGGAAGAGGTGGAAGAGGCCGTGGAGGGGGCAGGGGAAGAAGATCAACTTCTGGACCACCACCTGAGATTGACCATAACATTGAG CGTATTTTTATTTGGGATCTTGATGAAACCATTATCATTTTCCATTCACTGTTAACTGGGACCTTTGCTTCCAAATTTGGCAAG GATGCACCTAACTCAGTGTCTTTAGGACTTCGCATGGAAGAAATGATTTTCAATTTAGCAGATactcatttattttttaatgatttaGAG GACTGTGATCAAGTTCATATCGAGGATGTTGCTGCAGATGATAACGGATTAGATctaag TACCTACAATTTTGAGGGAGATGGATTCCATGCTGCCGCGACATCAGCTAACCTGTGCCTGGCAACTGGCGTCCGAGGCGGAGTGGACTGGATGAGGAAACTAGCTTACAGATACAGGCGGATAAAGGAGATCTACAACAGTTACAGGAATAATGTGGGAG GTCTTCTTGGTCCAGCCAAAAGAGAAACGTGGCTGCAGTTACGAATGGAATTGGAGGCAATTACAGATTCGTGGTTGACGCTTGCTTTGAAAGCATTAACACTCATACATTCCAG GTCGAATTGTCTTAATATAATGGTGACCACAACACAGCTTGTTCCTGCACTTGCAAAGTGTCTTCTCTATGGACTTGGTGGGATTTTTCCACTGGAAAATATTTATAGTGCTACAAAAGTTG GAAAAGAAACCTGCTTTGAAAGAATCTCAAATCGTTTCGGAAAGAAGTGTACCTATGTAGTCGTAGGCGACGGACGGGATGAAGAAATGGCAAGCAAGCAG ATGGGATTCCCTTTTTGGAGGATAGGAACCCACAGCGATTTGATCAATCTGCACCACGCGTTGGACCTGGGACATCTCTAG